One genomic window of Desulfovibrio subterraneus includes the following:
- a CDS encoding TIGR03905 family TSCPD domain-containing protein produces MYTFTPSGVCAKQILFSITDGKIHNLQFVGGCPGSLTAITRLLEGQEVETVISTLAGLPCGKKNTSCPDQLALVLRDITDGNGDKHKQGPGLGQVIRSLNPFG; encoded by the coding sequence ATGTATACGTTCACCCCCTCAGGTGTGTGCGCCAAGCAAATCCTCTTCAGCATCACGGACGGCAAGATACATAATCTGCAATTTGTGGGTGGCTGCCCCGGATCACTCACCGCCATCACCCGCCTTCTTGAAGGGCAGGAAGTGGAAACTGTCATCAGCACCCTTGCCGGCCTGCCCTGCGGCAAAAAAAATACCTCATGCCCCGACCAGCTGGCGCTCGTTCTCCGCGACATCACAGACGGCAACGGAGACAAGCACAAACAGGGCCCGGGACTGGGGCAGGTAATTCGTTCTCTCAATCCTTTCGGATAA